In the genome of Sporocytophaga myxococcoides DSM 11118, the window TTTTTTGAAAAAAATAAATCAGAACAGAAAATAACTGATTCAATAAAAGGATTAAGCTACCTGGTAAAAGCAGCAGATTTAAATAATGATTCGATTGGGGAACTTGTATTTGTGACGGGTTATTTCAAAAAAGGATCAGATTCAACTGAATATCTTAAATGTCGTATCTTTTGTTATACCAGAGAAAGTAACAAATGGATTTCCCAGGAGATACCTTCTCCACCAGATAATGCACAAAATGACAATTCGAGTGAAGTTGTTGAAATTGGGAAGAAGTCTATAATCAGGAAAATCAGAAACAAAAGTGGAATACAAAAAAAAATAATCTATAGCTTGAATAATAAAGGTAAATTAATTATTAGATAATCAATTCAATTTGGTTTAAGCTCGATTACAAATTCATAAGTCTGACGAATATTGAATTCTTAAATAAAAAGTTTACAATTTATAAATAGACACTTTTTGGAATACCTTTTTTCAATCAACCAATCAATCAATCAATCAATGCTTTCGTTTCCTCTTTTATCGGATTAGAAATAGCATCAAAATGATCATCATACCGATAATCCAAAGTATTCATCCATCTATCCCAAAATAAAAAATACAGGCCGTAATTATTTTTAAAATACTTGTGATGCATGTTATGCCCAACAGAAGTGTTAAGCCATTTCCCAATTAGAGTCCTATTAAAACCCTTAGGGTATAATTCAAATCCCAAATGCCCATAAACATTAAAAAAAATCTGAAATAAGAAAAAAAACAAGAATACGTGAATATGAACCGGAATTAAGAAAGCTACAATAGGTACAATTGCAGCTTCAACAATCGACTCTAAAGGATTAAAGGCATAAGCAGACCAGGGACTTGGGTTGTATGCCCTGTGATGAATACTATGAAAGACCTTAAATACAGAAGGTAAATGCATAAATCTATGTGTCCAGTAAAAATATGTATCGTGTAAAAAAATAATCAGAGGAATTGAAATTATGTAGTATATAATACCGTAATCTGAAATATTATAATAGACTAAAGTATACTCATTGAAAACGAAAAATACTAGCGAACCACTAAGTCCCAATATGGTCATTGAAAGAAAGGAATAAAATATATCTCTTTTATAATCATCAAATTTTGGATATTTTTTTTGAATCTTTCTTGAATAAAAAAATCCTTTAAACAAAATATAAAATACTAAAAACGAAGTGCCACCAAATAAGAGATAATCTTTAATAGTTTCAAGTACAGAAATGTACCATCCATAGAAAAACCTGTCCATAACCTTAATCCTGATTTTTTTTTAATGTAATATGATCTTATAAGGAATCAATGAATTTTCTTTGAAAAGCATATTCAAACAAACTTCCTAAGTTTTCCCTTACATCCGGTGATTTATAATCACTCATAACAGATTCCAACAGATTTGTTGCAAACTCAGTCTTTCCGCTATGAATATATCTGTTAAACTGCTCCCCAACTATTTTATAATACAGTTGCTCTAACTGATTCTTCTCCTCCGGTTCTTTCTTTACAATCATATAATCTTCAAAGTCGAGACAGTTAAATATGATCGATCCGATTTCGGCAATAGTAACTCCACAATTGCTAACGATATTCAATTCAATTATATCTTCTCTTTCCATAGCCCTCACAATTGCCTTCGCTGCATAATCAACAGGAACTATATTTAATACAGAGGAATTGTTGGCTGAAATTCTTATCATTTCCATATTTCCATTACTTCTATTTTTCATAGAATAAAAAAATCCACCAACTAAATAAAAGGTTAAAAACTTAGGCATTACGAAATAAGGAGCATCCATTAATCTGCCACATATTATGCTGGGTCTAAGAATCTGATAACTGATTTTTTTCTCAATACAAATTTTACTCACTTCATGTTCTGTCTCCAGTTTTATTCTCTCATAATGATTTCTGAATTTTCTTTTATTGAAATCTAGCCCTAAAAATTCATCATTAATGACCCCCTCTCTTTCTCCTGAAGCAAAAGCTGTACTTACAAAAATAAACCTATCTATTATATCTTGAAGTTCTGTGAGAAGGTTAATTGTAGGAAGATAGTTATTCTCATATATCTTTTCTCTGGTTGATTTTTTTGTTCCCAAATCCACAATACTTGCGAGATGTATGAATACTGCTTTCTGGGTTAGACATTTGAGGCTTTCTGAGAATAATCCAGGAGTTTTGAGATCAGCATCGATGATATGTATCATGCTTAGCAACTCCTTCTTATCATATGCCTTTATATAATCCGGAATGAGATCATCATCAAAGAGCTTTTCAATTCTTTCTGATACATTCAGAGATTTAACCGATCTTGACAGTAAAATAATTTTCCCACTGAGTAATTTTTCTTTACGCATTCTTAGCAATTCATAAAGGACATGACTACCTAAAATACCGGTAGCACCAGTCAAAATGTAATCGCGATCCTGGTATAACATAACTTATTTATCAGAAATTAAAACTAAAGAGACAAATGGCGAAAAGCCTAGGTGTAATAAAATCGGGAGTAAAATTTACTTTACAATTACAGACCTATCAGTTTTGATCCACACTTCTGGCTTTTTAAGAAGGTAGCTATCAATTAAAGCCATCATAAACGGATAGGTATGAGCAATCATATAAAAGGAGAAAAGAATAAGATAGTTAAAGTTGGACCATTTCCTGACTCTCCAAAACCCCACGCCAAATGTAAAAATGCAATTCAATGACAGACTAAGTATCGGCCATAGCATCTTAAATGATATTAACCCAATCAATCCAAGAAAGAAATATATCTGTAATAAACAATAACAAAATACAACAAAGCCATCAAGCGTAAACTGAATGAACTGTATCTTTTTCCTGAAGTCCAACAAATGGCTGTCTTTATAAAAAAGGTGTCTAATCATTGCATTCCATAATCCCCTCATCCATCTATACCGTTGATTGTAGAAGTTTTTAAAATCAGGAGTTGCCAACTCGTATGTAGTAATATCATAATTGTATACTATATGCTTTCCGCTTTTATAAATGCGATAAGATAATTCTACATCTTCTGTAAGCATTTCTGTATTAAACCCACCCAAATCAATAAGATCTTTTCTTCTGAACATTCCTCCCGAACCTACAAAGATGCCTATTGATTTTCCGGGATATATGCTTTTACATCTGAAAATATATTCCAACTCCAACATTTTAGTTAAAAGATTGACACTACCATTTCTTACCAGACTGGCAGCCTGCACGCAGGATATTTCTTCATTCTCAAAACATTTAAGCATATTTCGAATAATATCCCCATCAACCAAATGATCTGCATCTAATATTATTATAAACTCGCTATTTAATCTTGGAAGAACAGAATTGATAGACCAGGCTTTACCTCTGGAACTAATATTCCTTTCCAACACTATATTTGAAAATACTTTTCCTAAATCTTCAACCTCAAGACAGGTATTATCTGAAGATGCATCATCTATGACAACAATATTAAATCTGTCATTAGGATAATCTATAAGACATAATGATCTCAACGTATCTCCTATCACGTTGCCTTCATCCTTTGCAGCTATTAAGATGGAGACAGAGGGCTCAGTTTTAAATGCATCATTTAAGATCTTTTTTCTCATTAAACCTCTGATAGAAAAAAAAGTATAGAACAGAACATTAATGATAATAACTGCTGAAAGAACAATTGAGATGATTGAAACGCCAATTTCAGAAAAGATGAAAATACCTATTAGTAAAAAAAGACACAATGAAAGGTATTGTTTTGCTAATAATCCCTTTTTTAAATAATAGAGAACAGGAAACAAGAACATAAGGAGACACAAAAATCCCATGAATCCATAAAAGTAGTTTATGATCAATAAAATATAATACATAAAATCCATAGCTAAGGAATCAATTGCTGTTTATGACAGACAGCTTTTACATAATTTATAAATGTGGGAGACACTTGCAAAAATCCATTCATTACAAGATCATTAACACTAAATAATTCTTTAGTACCTGCTGTATCTATAATTAAAGAGTTACCATTTGCAATTTTCTTAAAATACTGATCGTACTGTCGTTGAGCAAACTTGATGTATCTATTTGTTTTCCGGCTTTCAAGTACTTTATCCTTAAAAGAAGGAGTAAATTTATAATGGTACAATACACAAGACACATCAGCCACTTTAGATTTATTACAATAGTGAGGATTTGTAACAGGTTCAAGCTCGCCATCAAGGTATATAAGTGGGTGTTTGGTGAGCAAGTAATGCCCGGCAATATTGCTGGCGAAAAGAGTCTTTCGTATGCCTCCAAAATAGCATTTAATATCATTCGAAGACAACCTATTATAATTGCAGTATGCAATCACATCAGGAGCATAGTAATCTTTCTTTTCTATATTTGAAATATCATAAAACCTGTATGATTCTTTCAGATTTATTTTTTCTATATTATTAAAAATAACTTCTTTATTAAACATATCAAGCATATAACCAGCCATAGAAGTGTACTGGTTTACAGATAAATACCTCAGTAATTCTTTTAAGGAAATTTTATCAGAATCAGGATAATCAAATAATTCATCAATATCCACATTCAGGCACCATCTGTTTTTGCTATGCTTTTCAATAACTAATCTTCTGATATCATTTTCATAAAATTTATGAGGCAATGAAGTTTGATAAATCGTAACATCTTTTTCACCTCTCAAAAGATCCAATGTATCATCATCAGATCCATTATCAATGAAAATAAAATGAGCTATGCCCATTTGTCGATAATGCATTAAAAAGGTTTCTATATACTCAGAACCATTTCTTAAAAGACAAACTAATCCACATTCATCATCACGCCATTGCATATTTCCATCTCCGGAATAATAATGAATTTGACTCATCAATGAGTTCCTGTATTCAAATTCAGGAATTGAAATTTTATATCTTAATTTTTCCCAAAAGTTATATGCCCTGTTTTCAATGCTCAGATTAATATTACTACACTTAGCATTCTCTCTAAAGAAGTCCGAAAAAGTCTTTGATGTAAAAATCCATAAAAACAATAGTCCCTGTCTTTTATGCTTTTTATGAAATACAGTATATGGATAACAGATCTTAGCAGGATTATAGTCAATTGTAGAAATCACTATAGCACCTGCATTACTGCAGCATTTCACTAATGTACCCTCATCATCTAAAGATTCCGGCAAATAAACAATTTTACTTGATTCTATTTCTTTGTAAGCCTTGGCAGAATTTTGAAAATCAATTATTCTTAGTTTATAAATTGCTAAAGCAACTAAACCGGCTACGATTCCTATTTCTTTAATAAAGTCCAAAAGTGAATAGGACTTCCGAGTAACTATAAGTAATTTATCAGATCTGCTGGATTTTATAAACCTATCCTCGGAGCTTATATCCTCAGGAATAAAAAATTCTGTAACTTTAAATCCTGATTGTAATTCAATCCTTTTACTCAATCTATATGAATTCCCGAAAATAAAATCAGCCTTTGAAAGGACACGTATCCATAAATCTGTAATAGTAAAGGATTTCTTGATAATTAAAACCAATATTAAATCAGGATAAAGATTTTTAATCCTGCATAACTCTTCAATATAAAAACAACAATCCGGATAGATATCTGCTATTATTAAATCATAGCATCGATTATGAGAATAGATTTCAACTAACTCTTCCCATTTAATATAATCAGCCTTTAGTCCCTTTATCCAGCTCGCATTCGGCTTTATATCTGATGCTAAATAAGCAATCTTCATATTTAAACCAGCTTCACTACTTGTTTATCAGTGCTATCAGTAACCAATTGATACATATCGACATACTGATTGGCTATATTCTTCCAATCACATTCTCTGACGACGCGTTTTTTAGCTCTTTCTGCAAACTTCCAACCTAAATCTGTATTATCCATTAACAATTCAATTTTCTCGGCAAGTTCGCTACTATTCCCAGGTTGAAAATAAAGACATTCTTTATCAGCAAGCATTTCTCTGACACAAGGAATATCAGAAGATATAATCGGAACTCCTGCCGCTGCTGGTTCCAAAATTGAATAAGGGAAATACTCAAGTTCGCTTGGCATTATAAAAACATCGCTCAGGCTGAATAAAGTATTTCTTTGAGCTGAATTGAGCCAATCTAAAATTATAATGTCATCATTAATCCGTTTAGCAGCTTTATCAATCTTCCACATGTAACTATACCACTTCATTTCCCAGCTAATCCACTTCCTACCTCCAAGAATAAACTGCACTCGTCTTCCTTTTTTCAGTAAAATTTCAGCAGCTTCTATAAAGTATTCAAGACCTTTTCCATGTGCCCAACGAGACATGCAGGAGACTACAAATACCTGATCTTTCAATTTCCCCTTTATCTTCTTTCTAAATTGAGCATTGTCATCATAAAAATCATCAGAGTTCACTCCATTAGGAATAATCGTAACTGGTTTCTGCACACAAATCTTACCATATGAAGATTTCAGATAATCAAAAGACGTTTTATTTAAAACATGAATAGAACTAGCTGATTCAATCAATTTTTGCTCACATTTAAAAAAAGAATCAGGATTAAGTCGTATTCCTTTTTCATATTTTATAAGACTGTGAATGCTATATACTATCTTCACGTCTGGTAATTCTTTATTCACATTATTAATAATATTCCCAATTATCCAGTGAATACTAAAAAATTGAATGAGATCATATCTTTCGTGCTTCACCTGCCTTATAAGACTTGTTGAATATCTGATTGGAAATTTTGCAACCAACTTTCCATAGTTATTTTTATCGCATCTATATACTTTCGCTGATATAGACATGATTTTGGGGTCAAAATAAATATGATAAACATCAACTACCAAATGATGGCGAAGCTCTTGGGTTAAGCCATTAATGACTCTTCCAAGACCACCAAGAACATGTTCTCCAAATTCAAATGTTACAAAAAGTACTTTCATTATTTTAATAAAAAAGAGAGAATCAAATCAGCGATCTATAAACACTACTTTACCTGTATTCTTTATATCTGTCGGAAGCTACTAAAAAACCATTCTCTATCAATTCATTCACATTCCCTAAAATTGTAGCATTTGCAGTCTGAATACTTATATTTTTATTCTTCAATAAATATTTATAATAAGCCTTATACTCATCTTGTGAAAACTGAACATAATTATGGTTATTATTGATTTCATTTACTTTATTGGCAAATGAAGGAACAAATTTATAATGATATAGAACAGCTGTAACATCTGACAAAACAGCCCTATCAGAGAAGTGAGCATTGGTAATCGGTTTTATATGACCATCGAGAAATATCAAAGGGTGTTTTAGCAAAATCGTATCATGCTTAATTCCCTTAAAAACAGACTTCCTCACTCCTCCCCAATAACTACAAATTGCCTCACTTTTGTTAGAATTCCATTGATTATAGGCAACATTCCATGAATCAAAATAAGGGGATCTCCGAACATTGGATATATCATAATGCCTGAAAGTAGTTTTTAAATCAAGTCCATCCGAGCTATAAATCATATGCTCTTCAGTGGTGAACATATCTAACATGAATGCAGCTATGGAATTAAAACCATGTATTCTGTTGTATTGAAGAAACTCACTAAATGAATATTTATCTGATAAAGGAAAATCGAATAACTCATCAATATCCACTATCATGCACCACTTGCCATCACAATGCTTTTCTGCTATATGTCTCCTTATTTCTATTTCAAAATATTTATGAGGCAAAACAGATTGATAAATTGTTACATCAGCTTGATTGGAAAGTATGGAAAGAGTATTATCCTTTGAGCCATTGTCAATAAAAATAAAGTGAACTATACCAAGCTCTCTATAATGTTTAAGAAATGCGGGTAAATGTTCCTCACCATCTTTAAGCAGACAAACAATTGCACATTGATTCTCTTCATACTTTATTTCAACAGGACCAGATAAAGGTCTGATTTCGTCATTAATACTAAAATTATTATTGTATATAATTTTTTTTGATACCAAGGTATTGGAACAAGACTGCATTCCAAGCAACCTCAAAAAATTATCTTTACTATTTCCCCAGTTAAAGTTCAGTACATTTTTCAAAGCTGTTTCTTTAAAATAGTTTCTGAAGGTTCTGGATGATATGATCCACTTCAATATCTCTCTCATTCTAGACATATCTCCATGAGGGAAAACATTTAGAGGAAAGATCACTCTTGCAGTTTCATATCTGGCCGTTGAAATTAAAATAGAACCAGCTACAGCGCACAAACAAGCAATTCTTCCACCATCATTAATATTATCAAGGGTAATAACATATCTACTGTTCTTTATAACATCCCATATAATCTTTTCATCATCATAAGGATTAGCAATTTTAACATTGAATAAAAGAGACAATAACCAATAAGTATATCCAAGTTCCCTTTTAATTTTTTCTATATTTTCTGAGAGAAGCAAAAAAGTATTCTTCTTTACTTTACTAGATATTTCATTTTTATAGAACTCAAAATCAAATGGATGGGCAAAATCTTTAGCCAGTATACCCGTCTTTTCATAAACGTTATTTTTGATAGCGAAATCAGAGGCAATTACCTGATCAGCATGAGAGAGTAAGCATCTGTATTGATCGAGTAGTTCATTTTCCTCTGGCAAATATCTATTCAATGACAATACCAACAGGGCCTTTCCTTTGAGAAAGGGATTCTCTCCTATTTTCGATATGATCTCAAAATCCTCTTCACCGCACTGTATATGTATGATATCAAATTCTTCAGAGGAATGAATCTTCGAGCAAAACTCATCAGGAGTCAAAACACAAGTATTAAATGCCCTTGCCCACTGATAAAATCCAGACTTCTCATCTCCTGACTTTTTAGAAGATACAATGCAATATTTCACAAAAAAAATTAAATATTAAACCTCCGAGTATTTCTTCACAAATCTCTTAAAAGGTTTGCTTGTGATTAAAAATCCTGAATCTATTAACTCGTCTACATGCTTCAAGCATTGAGTGTTCGGGCTATTGATCTTAAATAATTCATTCTCCTCCATGACTTGATGATATGAA includes:
- a CDS encoding sterol desaturase family protein, with amino-acid sequence MDRFFYGWYISVLETIKDYLLFGGTSFLVFYILFKGFFYSRKIQKKYPKFDDYKRDIFYSFLSMTILGLSGSLVFFVFNEYTLVYYNISDYGIIYYIISIPLIIFLHDTYFYWTHRFMHLPSVFKVFHSIHHRAYNPSPWSAYAFNPLESIVEAAIVPIVAFLIPVHIHVFLFFFLFQIFFNVYGHLGFELYPKGFNRTLIGKWLNTSVGHNMHHKYFKNNYGLYFLFWDRWMNTLDYRYDDHFDAISNPIKEETKALID
- a CDS encoding SDR family oxidoreductase, whose product is MLYQDRDYILTGATGILGSHVLYELLRMRKEKLLSGKIILLSRSVKSLNVSERIEKLFDDDLIPDYIKAYDKKELLSMIHIIDADLKTPGLFSESLKCLTQKAVFIHLASIVDLGTKKSTREKIYENNYLPTINLLTELQDIIDRFIFVSTAFASGEREGVINDEFLGLDFNKRKFRNHYERIKLETEHEVSKICIEKKISYQILRPSIICGRLMDAPYFVMPKFLTFYLVGGFFYSMKNRSNGNMEMIRISANNSSVLNIVPVDYAAKAIVRAMEREDIIELNIVSNCGVTIAEIGSIIFNCLDFEDYMIVKKEPEEKNQLEQLYYKIVGEQFNRYIHSGKTEFATNLLESVMSDYKSPDVRENLGSLFEYAFQRKFIDSL
- a CDS encoding glycosyltransferase, whose translation is MRKKILNDAFKTEPSVSILIAAKDEGNVIGDTLRSLCLIDYPNDRFNIVVIDDASSDNTCLEVEDLGKVFSNIVLERNISSRGKAWSINSVLPRLNSEFIIILDADHLVDGDIIRNMLKCFENEEISCVQAASLVRNGSVNLLTKMLELEYIFRCKSIYPGKSIGIFVGSGGMFRRKDLIDLGGFNTEMLTEDVELSYRIYKSGKHIVYNYDITTYELATPDFKNFYNQRYRWMRGLWNAMIRHLFYKDSHLLDFRKKIQFIQFTLDGFVVFCYCLLQIYFFLGLIGLISFKMLWPILSLSLNCIFTFGVGFWRVRKWSNFNYLILFSFYMIAHTYPFMMALIDSYLLKKPEVWIKTDRSVIVK
- a CDS encoding glycosyltransferase family 2 protein, with the translated sequence MKIAYLASDIKPNASWIKGLKADYIKWEELVEIYSHNRCYDLIIADIYPDCCFYIEELCRIKNLYPDLILVLIIKKSFTITDLWIRVLSKADFIFGNSYRLSKRIELQSGFKVTEFFIPEDISSEDRFIKSSRSDKLLIVTRKSYSLLDFIKEIGIVAGLVALAIYKLRIIDFQNSAKAYKEIESSKIVYLPESLDDEGTLVKCCSNAGAIVISTIDYNPAKICYPYTVFHKKHKRQGLLFLWIFTSKTFSDFFRENAKCSNINLSIENRAYNFWEKLRYKISIPEFEYRNSLMSQIHYYSGDGNMQWRDDECGLVCLLRNGSEYIETFLMHYRQMGIAHFIFIDNGSDDDTLDLLRGEKDVTIYQTSLPHKFYENDIRRLVIEKHSKNRWCLNVDIDELFDYPDSDKISLKELLRYLSVNQYTSMAGYMLDMFNKEVIFNNIEKINLKESYRFYDISNIEKKDYYAPDVIAYCNYNRLSSNDIKCYFGGIRKTLFASNIAGHYLLTKHPLIYLDGELEPVTNPHYCNKSKVADVSCVLYHYKFTPSFKDKVLESRKTNRYIKFAQRQYDQYFKKIANGNSLIIDTAGTKELFSVNDLVMNGFLQVSPTFINYVKAVCHKQQLIP
- a CDS encoding glycosyltransferase family 4 protein yields the protein MKVLFVTFEFGEHVLGGLGRVINGLTQELRHHLVVDVYHIYFDPKIMSISAKVYRCDKNNYGKLVAKFPIRYSTSLIRQVKHERYDLIQFFSIHWIIGNIINNVNKELPDVKIVYSIHSLIKYEKGIRLNPDSFFKCEQKLIESASSIHVLNKTSFDYLKSSYGKICVQKPVTIIPNGVNSDDFYDDNAQFRKKIKGKLKDQVFVVSCMSRWAHGKGLEYFIEAAEILLKKGRRVQFILGGRKWISWEMKWYSYMWKIDKAAKRINDDIIILDWLNSAQRNTLFSLSDVFIMPSELEYFPYSILEPAAAGVPIISSDIPCVREMLADKECLYFQPGNSSELAEKIELLMDNTDLGWKFAERAKKRVVRECDWKNIANQYVDMYQLVTDSTDKQVVKLV
- a CDS encoding glycosyltransferase family 2 protein; amino-acid sequence: MKYCIVSSKKSGDEKSGFYQWARAFNTCVLTPDEFCSKIHSSEEFDIIHIQCGEEDFEIISKIGENPFLKGKALLVLSLNRYLPEENELLDQYRCLLSHADQVIASDFAIKNNVYEKTGILAKDFAHPFDFEFYKNEISSKVKKNTFLLLSENIEKIKRELGYTYWLLSLLFNVKIANPYDDEKIIWDVIKNSRYVITLDNINDGGRIACLCAVAGSILISTARYETARVIFPLNVFPHGDMSRMREILKWIISSRTFRNYFKETALKNVLNFNWGNSKDNFLRLLGMQSCSNTLVSKKIIYNNNFSINDEIRPLSGPVEIKYEENQCAIVCLLKDGEEHLPAFLKHYRELGIVHFIFIDNGSKDNTLSILSNQADVTIYQSVLPHKYFEIEIRRHIAEKHCDGKWCMIVDIDELFDFPLSDKYSFSEFLQYNRIHGFNSIAAFMLDMFTTEEHMIYSSDGLDLKTTFRHYDISNVRRSPYFDSWNVAYNQWNSNKSEAICSYWGGVRKSVFKGIKHDTILLKHPLIFLDGHIKPITNAHFSDRAVLSDVTAVLYHYKFVPSFANKVNEINNNHNYVQFSQDEYKAYYKYLLKNKNISIQTANATILGNVNELIENGFLVASDRYKEYR